A single window of Candidatus Eremiobacteraceae bacterium DNA harbors:
- a CDS encoding M56 family metallopeptidase, which produces MITQAVGALFNACWQGLALVAVTSMALRFFPRSSASTRYAVWFAALIAVAALPAIDFGLARASVTQPIAVPSPVHFNVVQTGTVTYPRATEHAAVSRASAVTLPTTTIGYAVEAAPDRLAQIRTLAAGIAASIGAALSRVAVPLLLTWIGFTAVMLYRLVIAYVRLRRVKRGLVPMDDAMVDHLIANSARPVVVGIATDLTMPCVLGFARPAIALPATLAAELTTDDLQRIVRHEHAHVRRWDDVANAMQLVVQAIMCLNPAVHLIGRSLNVEREIACDDFAVEPLAERVQYAKCLTHIAVNGFGRGRALPAPGFFFNRKQLLVRVERLLEHGHNGSTTIGTTVRYALVGLAIVAIAVARVQLPVIAATPLPAHSVPGVASHVSPVSNANAIDHVGPTQIHVGPDQSHVGPTLVGGQARHEHQLARLALPVARALKPAAVDLHVGVKAMLGTPIQSVEHSMTELHLKLKQKTFMHAFTNMVASAAAGGSTAPVAPAAPAAPTSNAVPAIAPAAFKSRSGSSGGDFLDALASAGYKNLSVDDLVQLKNVGVDGELIDAAVRYSGSRPSVESLVRMASVGVDGDFLNRLQSSGYPRISLEDVIRMRSIGVDPEYIREMNAALHSKSSIEQLTQMRALGVDADYVRSFAKLGYDKLSPNDLVRLRAVGVDASYVRMLRSKGIGGSGLSVDDLIRMKSVGVE; this is translated from the coding sequence ATGATCACTCAAGCCGTCGGTGCCCTTTTCAACGCCTGCTGGCAGGGTCTCGCGCTCGTCGCCGTCACATCGATGGCGCTCCGCTTCTTCCCCCGTTCAAGCGCCTCCACGAGATACGCGGTATGGTTCGCGGCGCTCATCGCGGTCGCCGCATTGCCGGCGATCGACTTCGGTCTTGCGCGTGCATCGGTGACACAGCCGATCGCGGTCCCATCGCCGGTTCATTTCAATGTCGTACAGACGGGAACCGTCACGTATCCGCGTGCGACCGAGCATGCCGCAGTCTCTCGCGCGTCCGCCGTCACGCTTCCGACGACCACGATCGGCTACGCCGTTGAAGCCGCACCCGACCGACTCGCACAAATACGCACGCTCGCCGCCGGAATCGCCGCTTCGATCGGCGCCGCGTTGAGCCGTGTTGCGGTGCCGCTTCTTCTGACCTGGATCGGCTTTACCGCGGTGATGCTTTACCGCCTTGTGATCGCATACGTGCGGCTGCGGCGCGTAAAGCGTGGGCTCGTGCCCATGGACGACGCAATGGTCGATCACCTCATCGCGAATTCGGCCAGGCCGGTCGTGGTCGGGATCGCCACCGACCTCACGATGCCGTGCGTGCTGGGTTTTGCAAGACCCGCCATCGCACTGCCGGCAACGCTGGCCGCCGAACTCACGACAGACGATCTCCAGCGCATCGTGCGCCACGAGCACGCGCATGTGCGCCGCTGGGACGACGTCGCCAACGCCATGCAGCTCGTCGTGCAAGCAATCATGTGCCTCAACCCGGCCGTGCATCTCATCGGCCGCAGCCTCAACGTCGAACGGGAGATCGCGTGCGACGATTTTGCGGTCGAGCCGCTCGCGGAGCGAGTCCAATACGCGAAATGCCTCACGCACATCGCGGTCAACGGCTTCGGCCGCGGGCGCGCACTGCCGGCGCCGGGCTTCTTCTTCAACAGAAAGCAACTGCTCGTGCGCGTCGAGCGCCTGCTCGAACACGGACACAACGGCTCCACGACCATCGGAACCACGGTGCGCTACGCACTTGTCGGTCTCGCGATCGTGGCCATCGCGGTGGCGCGCGTGCAATTGCCGGTCATCGCGGCTACGCCGCTCCCCGCGCACTCGGTGCCGGGTGTGGCTTCGCATGTGAGTCCGGTAAGCAACGCCAACGCCATCGACCATGTAGGGCCGACCCAGATCCATGTGGGACCGGACCAATCCCATGTGGGGCCGACCCTTGTGGGCGGCCAAGCCCGGCATGAACACCAGCTCGCCAGACTAGCACTTCCTGTTGCGCGCGCGCTCAAACCGGCTGCCGTAGACCTGCATGTCGGTGTGAAGGCCATGCTCGGCACACCCATTCAAAGCGTCGAACATTCCATGACGGAGCTTCATCTGAAGCTCAAACAGAAGACGTTCATGCATGCGTTCACAAATATGGTCGCTTCCGCTGCCGCGGGCGGATCGACGGCACCCGTCGCTCCGGCCGCTCCCGCCGCTCCCACGTCGAATGCGGTTCCGGCAATAGCGCCGGCCGCATTCAAGAGCCGCTCTGGATCATCCGGCGGCGACTTCCTCGACGCGCTCGCTTCGGCGGGATACAAGAATCTTTCGGTCGACGATCTCGTGCAACTCAAGAATGTCGGCGTCGACGGCGAACTGATCGACGCGGCTGTCCGCTACAGCGGCTCAAGGCCCAGCGTTGAATCCCTCGTACGAATGGCGTCGGTCGGCGTTGACGGAGATTTTCTCAATCGCCTGCAGTCGAGCGGCTACCCGCGCATCAGTCTCGAGGACGTGATCCGCATGCGCTCGATCGGCGTCGACCCGGAATACATCCGCGAAATGAATGCGGCGCTGCACTCGAAGTCTTCGATCGAACAACTCACCCAGATGCGGGCTCTCGGCGTGGATGCCGATTACGTCCGGTCGTTCGCAAAGCTTGGCTATGACAAACTCTCGCCGAACGACCTCGTGCGCCTGCGCGCGGTCGGCGTTGATGCGAGTTACGTGCGCATGCTGCGCAGCAAAGGAATCGGCGGGAGCGGTCTCTCGGTCGACGATCTCATCCGAATGAAATCCGTAGGAGTGGAGTAA
- a CDS encoding BlaI/MecI/CopY family transcriptional regulator: MARPKSAVLTEVEQQLMEIVWAKQQATVADVVEALPKSRPLAFNTVQTTLRILEDKGYLSHTTAGRAFVYAAAVAREEASRTALRHLLGRFFDDSAELLAQSLIQNDSLSKAELLRIETLVAEARKRA; this comes from the coding sequence GTGGCACGTCCCAAATCCGCCGTCCTGACTGAAGTTGAGCAGCAACTCATGGAAATCGTCTGGGCGAAACAGCAGGCAACGGTAGCAGATGTCGTCGAGGCGCTGCCGAAATCGCGCCCGCTCGCCTTCAATACAGTGCAAACCACTCTGCGAATCTTGGAAGACAAAGGCTACTTGAGCCACACCACTGCGGGTCGGGCGTTTGTCTATGCGGCGGCGGTCGCCCGCGAAGAGGCCTCGAGAACCGCGCTGCGACATCTTCTTGGCAGATTTTTCGATGACTCCGCGGAATTGCTCGCGCAAAGCCTGATCCAAAACGACAGCCTCTCAAAAGCCGAACTGCTGCGCATAGAAACCCTGGTCGCCGAAGCGAGGAAGAGAGCATGA
- a CDS encoding sigma-70 family RNA polymerase sigma factor, producing the protein RADTRRRLREERDLATTPVETGLDPSDVVTADETAASVRAALDDLPQEQRDVIRLAYFDRLTLAQVAERTGAPLGTVKRRSQMALQRLARLMNNGGA; encoded by the coding sequence TGCGCGCCGACACCCGCCGCCGGCTCCGCGAAGAGCGCGATCTCGCGACGACGCCGGTCGAAACCGGGCTAGATCCATCGGACGTCGTCACTGCCGACGAGACAGCGGCATCGGTTCGCGCCGCGCTCGACGATTTGCCGCAAGAACAACGAGACGTCATCCGTCTCGCATACTTCGACCGGCTGACGCTGGCCCAAGTGGCCGAACGTACCGGCGCGCCGCTCGGCACGGTCAAACGGCGCTCGCAGATGGCGCTGCAACGTCTCGCACGACTCATGAATAACGGTGGAGCATGA